The Thalassotalea piscium sequence TGCAGGCTCACCTGCGACAGGATTCATTGATGGTGTAACATATAATGTTGCAGCAAGTGGTAATAGCACCGTCGACCGCATTGACTTTGGTGGTGCTGCGCACGATTTTTCAGGCACTTTACCTTATCCAGGCGTTAACAATGGCGTAACTGGCTCTGACTTTTTAGTGCATACGTCAGGTACCATAACACTAGCTGCAGGGGATTATACCATTTTTGTTGAAAGTGATGATGGCTTTAGCTTTGTCATGGATACAGTTTCAGGGGATGCTGTAGCCTTTAATAAGTTTGGTGGTTCAACTGCTGGTAGCAGTAATGAGTTAAGATTTGAAACTCCTACAGGGAACTCTAATACAGGGGGCTCTTTTACTTTAACTCAGGATTCTGTTTTTGATATTTCCGCAATTTTCTTTGAGCGTGGTGGCGGCGACTATTTAGAAATTTCTATTGCAAATGATATACGCACAAATTACGCGCCAGCAGGTTATGAAATATTACGCGACGGTGCAATTAGTGACAAAGTAAAGTTTGGAAACTGTTCAAGCCCCTTACCTTTATTGGAGTATCGCTTCGAAGAGTTAGTATGGAATGGTAACGCCGATGAAATTATTGATGAAACCGGCAATGGCTATCATGCACAAGTCAATCGAAATTCAATCCCTGCACTTTCTTCCCCTGCGTTAAGTGGTAACCCTGGTTCTTGTGGCTATGCTAGCCAAACAAGTGGTTCAATAGCAGCTACAGGCTTACCTTTAGACACTTCAACTAATGGCGTTAAAACGACAGTGACATTTTGGATGAACTGGGATGGTACCGACAATGTTATGCCGGTTGGGTGGTACCTGCATGATATATGGATATTTGATGGGTTTATGGGATTTAACACCGGAGCTGGAGATATTTATGGTATTTCTAGTGCTGGGTTAGCTAACGGCTGGCACCATGTTGCTGTTGAATTTACCAATGGGAGTGTTACCAGTAATAAAATGTATATTGATGGCGTTGAGCAAGTACTTGCTCAGCGCCGTGGTTCACCTAACAATACTAATGCTTATGTGAATAGTGAGTTACGCATTGGGGGATGGTCAAGAGATGGTCGTTATGGATTTCACGGACAAATTGACGAGGTCCGTGTATATCAAGCTGCGCTAACGACTGCTCAAGTAAATACTATTATGGCAGAGAGGCACCCATGCCCATCGCCACCAGTAGCTGAATATCGATTTGACGAGTTGTTTTGGGATTTGAATACAAGCGTAGTGTTTGATAGCTCAGGAAATCTACACCACGGTGTGTCAGTTGGTATGAGTACTTCTTCTAGTGGTAAAATATGTTCTGCAGGCGACTTTACAGCTACTGGAACTAGCGACTACTTAAGTCTTGCAAGTACGGCTGCAGACGGGCTAAACGACTTTTCTATATCTGTGTGGGCCAAAACTAATGGCATTAACACAGCAACCATATTGTCTGGTGCAAATGTTGGACAATATAATGAAATGATCATGTTCTTTTCAGGAAACAATAACTTTAGTCCACATGTTAAGGGCTCAAAAGTTGACTTAAATAATGGTGCTATTGCAGATAACGACTGGCATCATTTAGTTTGGACGCGTGAGGGGGCGCTTCAATGTTACTATGTTGATGGTGCACTTGTTCAATGTGGAAATACTAGCAGCAGTGGTGCATTATCAATCGCGCCTGGAGCTTTAATTGTTGGGCAGGAACAAGATACTTTAGGTGGTGGTTTCGATGCAAGTCAGGCCTGGGATGGCCTCCTTGACGAGCTTATTATATTTAACTCTGCGCTTCCTAGCTCTCAAATTACCACTATTTATAATCACCAAAATGCGGGTAACAATTATGATGGTAGTAGCCGCATCTGCCCTGTACCACCCACTCCACTGTTAGAGTTTCGTTTTGAAGAATCTAATTGGGACGGTACCGCAGGAGAAGTTATTGATGAAACTGGCAATGGCTACCATGGGCAAGTCAATAATAATTCTACCCCAATAAATACCTCACCAGCGTTAACAGGTAACCCTGGTACATGCAGTTATGCTAGTCAAACCAATGGCTCAATTGAAGTTACGGGCTTACCTTTAGACACCTCAACTGCGGGTGTTAAAACTACAGTCACATTTTGGATGAACTGGGATGGTACCGACAATGTTATGCCATTGGGTTGGAACTTTCACGATATTTGGATAAGAAACGGTAGTATCGGTTTCAATACCTTTAATACAGACATTTATGGCACTACAAGTGCTGGCCTTGCTAATGGCTGGCACCATATTGCTGTTGAATTTACCAATGGTAGCGTTACTGATAATCGAATGTATATTGATGGTGTTGAGCAAGTATTAACTCAACGTTTTGGTACGCCTAATAATGCACGAGCCTTTGTTAATTCACAGATGAGAGTAGGCGGTGTTGCTAACTCTTCTGGGTATAATTTTTATGGCTTGCTCGACGAGGTTAGGGTCTACCAAGGCGCATTAAATACAACACAGATTATGGATATAATGGCTGAACGTCATCCATGTAATGTACCTATTATTCATCATTATGAAATTAGCCATGATGGCCAAGGACTCACATGTGAATCAGAAACACTAACAGTTAAAGCATGTACAGATAGCAGTTGCTCAAACTTAAGCACTGAAGTTGTTAGTCTTGAATTGCTTGCTGACGGTGCGTTGATTAGTGCGCCAACCTTTATTGGTAGCACAGCAATTAGCTTTAATCATACCAATGTTGAAACCCTGACACTTTCTATTGCTAATGCAACGATAGCAGCTTCAGACCCTGTAGTGTGCGACGACGGTAGTGGTACAAGTTGTGATATCGTGTTTAGTGATGCAGGGTTTAAATTTCTTTATGGTGCTGGAAATAGCAGCGTAATACCCAATCAAACATCAGGCGCGGTATTTAATGATACGTTAAAAATTCAAGCAGTTGAAAATACTAACGGTGTTTGCACAGGCTTATTTACTGGTAATCAAGCGATTGATTTATCACAGGAAAATGTGAATCCTGGCGGTGCTGGTGGCCTAAGTTTTAGTGTTAATGGTAATACTATTGCTAAATATCCAAGTAGTACCAGTACTACCTTAAATTTTGGCGCTGATAGTATTGCCACTATCCCAGCACCTGTCTATCACGATGCAGGACGCATTCGTTTACATGCGGCTTATGATGTTGCGGGCGTGTCACTAGTCGGTAGTAGTAACAATTCTTTTTGGGTAAGCCCTGCTGAGCTGATTGTTACGGCAAAATCAGGTACTGTGGCATTAAATGGATCAACGGCAACGGCAACGCCAACCCACAAAGCGGGTGACGATTTTATCTTAACCGTGTCGGCATATAATGCCGCTAACCCTTCAGTAATAACCCCAAATTATTCACCAGGACAAATACAATTTAAACTCGAACGAACAGGTCCCACACTAGCGAGTAGTGTTAACGGCGAGTTGAGTTATGCAGCAGGACCAACCTTAGCGACAAGTACTACGCCTATTTTTACCGATGTAACCTTAAGTAACTTTAGCGCAGGTGTATCAACTTATGGCGCTGCACAGTATTCAGAAGTTGGATTAGTTAATCTTGAGGTGCAAGACAGAAACTATGGTAATGAGGGGATAGTTATTCCCTCTACAGCAATTAATATTGGTCGCTTTATTCCTGATCACTTTGAATCAACAGTTGTTGAAAATGGCTCGTTTTTAGCAACATGTAATACAGGAACAACCTTTGCCTATAGCGGACAAACAGATGAAGCTACGCAGAGCATTGGAGCCATTTCTTACCTTGCTAATCCTGTATTTGAAATTACAGCTTACAACAAACAAGGGGTTATTACGCAAAACTACTTTGAAGATAGTCAGGGGAGCGCTAATGATTATATGAAGCTTAGTAGCACAGATATAAACATTACAGAGCCTACTTTTGATGAATTTGCAATTGGGGTTGATACAAATAAATTGCCTGTAACTGCAAATATAACGACAGGAACTTTAAGCCAAAACGATTTAACGGTATTACCTAATGTGGTAGCACTTCCAAAAGGTGTATTGCATTACCAATTATCTGACAGCGACAACTTTTTCTATAATCGTTCAGCAAATGCCAAAGTGGCACCATTTACTTCAAATTTGAAAATCTCAACAGCAGCTTTTGCTGATCCTGAAGGCGTAAGTTCTATCGATATTGTTGATGCATCGCCAACTGGCGTTGAAATTCGCTTTGGACGGTTACTACTGGAAAACAGCTATGGCCCTGAAACGTCAACCATTCCACAACCTATGCAAATAGAGCATTTTGATGGGGCAAACTTTATTGTTACCGACAATAATAACTGTGTTAACTATGATGCAAGTAAAGTTTTACTGAGTAATATTAGTTTAAATCCAACGCTTACTAGTGCGTTAGGGGGGACAGGCAGTTTTGTTAATGGTAAAACTAAAAAAATAGAATTAGACGCAACAGGTGCGGGTAACCAAGGGCAAATTGGCGTTGAGTACGACACTTTTGATTGGCTCAAGTACGACTGGAATAACAGTGGTTTGCATAACCAAAACCCTAGTGCAGTTGCAACGTTTGGATTATTCAGAGGTAACGACCGAGTGATTTACTGGCGTGAAGTGAGTAATTAATAATTGAGTGCAGCGTTATTTCTACTTTTAATCAGGGTAGTGTATTCATTACATTAAGTGCCAATGTACTTAGCTAATTGCTAACGTAATTATGAACTGCCAGACTCATAATGTATTAGGTAGTTTTTTAGATCAACCTTACTATCTAGTTGCTCATTTATACAGGCTAAAAAATTAACAAGGGAGTTTTTATATAATGTTCATAACGATTAGTTATGATCATTAATGCTTTGTTTTGGCTATTTTATCTGGCGGATAAGGTTAACCACTTAACTCATAAAGTTTCGATTGCTTAGCTTATTACCTAACCTGAATTCGGGGTAAGCTAAGTACAACAAAGCTAGGATTTTTGCGCGTATCTGCGTTGTCTGCATGGACGTAGACGCTTGGTTTTTGTCAAGAACTAAAAAACCGTTAATTTGCTACTAATAGCCGACTATTAGGTACATAAATCATCCTTGATTCGCACAAAACACATAGCATTGGTAGTAAAAATTCACATAGAACTTGTGAAGAAATAATTTAAAGTATTGTAAAATATTACTTTTTCTTTATTTGCACACATCTATTATCCTGAGCTCAGGTTAACTACTCTTAAAAATTATTTCAATTCATTATTGTAAATAGTAATCATTTTCATTAAGATTCGGTTTCTTTTTATCCCTTTATAATTTTTTGGAGTGCAAATGAGTAGAATCAAGCTAAATATGCTTGCTTTGTTAATTGTTCAAGGCGTGCATGTTACCGCTTATGCGGATAATAACACACCAACAGTTGATGATATTGAAAGAATTGTAGTAACAGGTAGTCGGGTCGTCGAACGGATTGACGAAGTGCCATCGTCAGTAACAGTAATTAATCGAAAGCAAATAGAACAACATTTAAAAGTCTCTCCGGAGCTACAAACACTCCTATCCAGATTAGTCCCAGGTTTAGCTCCAAGTACAGGTACATCAAGTAATTCAGGGCAAACTCTACGTGGGCGTTCACCACTTGTTATGATCGATGGCGTACCTCAATCAACACCATTACGAAACGGCGCTTTAGGTATCAGAACAATTGATCCTAACTCTCTAGAGCGTATTGAAGTGATAAAAGGTGCAACCTCTATTTATGGTAATGGCGCTGCGGGTGGAATAATTAATTATATCACTAAGCGTCCAAATAGTGACTCAGCATTTGAAGGAAAACTTGGTTTATCAACACGTTTTAGTGCAGTTAAGCTTGATGATAGTGCAGGACAGCGTGTAGAGGCAGCAATAAATGGTCAAGTAGATAAATTGAGCTATGTGGCTACGGTTAGTTATGAAGAAAATGGCGTGCAACGTGATGCAGAGGGCGATGTACTTGGTCTGAAATATGGTTTATCTGACGCAACGATGCAAAATTACTTTACTAAACTAGGCTACCAAATTGATGATGATAAATCGTTACAATTAGTTTATAACTACTATCAGTCTGAGCAGAAAAGTGATTTGGTTGATGTTGTAGGGAGTGTAAATACAGGTATCAAAACATATGCTGTAAAGGCTCCAAATGGATCTGGTGCGTTAGGTGAGCCTCAGGGGCCAAACAATAAAAACTTAATGCTGAAATATACTGATGAGGCATTATTTGCCAATACACAATTGGTGATCGATGCATACACACAAAAAGTAGAAAATATTTTCTTTTACTCTCCAACCCTAGCGAACCAAGGCGAAGGTTACTCTGGAGGCCAATCAGTAATTAAATCAGATAAAACAGGTTTACGCGCAACGTTAAATAGTCAATTTGAATTTGATAATGTAGAAGCTACCTTTATCTATGGCCTTGATGTACTGAATGATATTACTTCCCAGCCATTAGTTGATGGTCGTGTCTGGGTACCAGAAATGGACATGGACAACATCGCTGGTTTTATACAAAGTAAATGGGTGATTAATGATGACTTTATCATTAAAGCGGGAATTAGGCGTGAAGATATTGACTTAGACGTTAATGATTATCGCACATTGAAACTGTGTAAAACTGCAACATTATGTTCAATCCCTGTTGATGTGACAGGTGACACATTAAACTATCGTGCTACTACCTATAACTTTGCTATTCGTTATAACCTTAGCGAACTATTTCAACCTTTTGTGAGTTACTCACAAGGCGCAGATATTTCAGATATTGGCCGACTACTTCGCACTGCCACAGTAACAGATATCGCAGATATTCAAACCGAAGCTTCTATTATTGATAACTATGAAATTGGTTTTAATTCAGCCTCCGATGACATTAGATTTGAATTTTCAGCGTACCGAAGTACTTCTGAACTTGGAACAACAAATAAATATGATCCAAATACAGGTGTTTATATGCCAGTGCGTGCTCCTCAAGAAATTTATGGCTACGAGGCGCTTGTAGTATATAACGTAAATGAGACATTAGACATTAGTGCTTCTTTTTCTTGGGTTGAGGGGAAAGATAAGGAAAACAATGTCTTTCTTGGCATAAAACAAATAAGCCCTCCTAAAGGTGTAATGAATATAAATTGGCGCCCTATAGAAAATAGTCGTATATCAATTGCATATTTATATGTAGGAGATCGGCATAAATTTGAGCCTGTCGATGGTAGCTATATTGGCGATTTAGGTAATATAGATGCTTATAATGTACTTAATATTAGCGGCCAATATCAGTTCAATGACGGATGGTCTGCATTTATAGGGGTTGAGAACCTATTAAATAAAGATTATTACCCAGCTAAATCTCAAGGCTATACCTACAGCGGTTATAACGTAAAAGGCCTAGGTACAACGGTGAATTTAGGTGTGAATTATCACTTCTAACTGTGAGTATATCGTCAACTAATTTAAACTTTGGTGTAATGCAGTCTTAGTGCTGCATTCGCTAATATTCTATATCATTACCAATTAACTCTTTGAGGTAAAAATTGTTGAAAAAGTGGTTTCGCCGTATTCATTTAGTTTTGGCTTTGCTCAGTGGTCTATTTTTAATAAGTTTAAGTGTATCAGGTGCCTTAATGCTTTATGCTAAAGATATTCAAGCGTTTATTCATCCTCAATATTGGTTAGTGAGTGAAGATCATGTACTAAAAAATGATGATTTCCTACCTCTAAGTGTGCTAGTAACTAAGATAGAGCAAGCGAGTAAAGAAAAAATACATACTATTGAACGCGCTGAACATCCTACTCAGAGCTGGCAAGTTAAATTAGCTGATGAACGTTACTTAAACATCAATCCATACAATGGAAAAATACTACTTATTCATAATTATTACGACACTTTTTATGGTTTTACCATGGCTTGGCACCGATGGCTGCTTTTTCGCGATGGTGAAAATAAAACACCACTTAAAGTATTAATGTCTATCACCTCGTTAGTATTAATACTAGAGGTGTTAGTAGGTTGTTACCTTTGGCTAAAACCCAAACATCGGTTAAAGCGTTTAAATGTACGTTGGCGTGCAAAAGGTAGAGTATGGTTACAACAACTACATGGTACATTAGGGATCATTCTCTGTATCCCACTACTGTTAATCGCGTTTTCAGGCATGACGTTTCATTGGAAAATACCAACAATGAGGGTAGTTGAATGGCTCACTCATGGTGATGTTGAACAACACAGCTACCAAGAAAAAGTAAAACCCGCTAGCACTTCATATCAATTAGATAAAGCGTATCAACAAGCAAGGTTAGCACTAACTTCTGGTGAAGTTTATCGTATATATTTACCGAAAGCAGACGATCAACCATTGGCATTACGGATGAAAATGCCCATTGAAAGTCATGGTAATAGTTGGAGTTGGGCAAATCCTTATACTGGCGAGTCATTAGCCATATTTAATGCGAGTAAAGCCTCATTAACCACCCAAGTATGGAATTTTAGGTATAAATTCCATATTGGGGAGTTTTTGGGCTGGCCAATAAAAGTACTGTGGTTGTTTATTAGTTTATTGCCAGTCTTCTTTGTTTGCTCAGGTGTTTACTTAGCGATAAAACGACGCAAATAATCACTACATGCTAGGGCGTGTTGATCTTTTAAGTACAAATTTCGTACGCATTAAACGTGATTTAATTGAGGCGTAGCGAACATAGTGTAGTTAACCTCAACTCGGGATAATAAATAGCTCTCTAGCACCTATTTTTCCTTACTTCTGTGTTAAATAAAATAACTATTCTTAATGAATTTGCCTTGTATTAAGAAAAACTATCAAGCTAGTGAGTTGCTACAATCACAAGTCTAGCAATTTCCGGGCATTAACTTATCTCTTAAGCCGAGCTAAGGTTAGTTATTCTACATAAATGAGCTAGACAGCTTCCGTGCCCTGCTTACGCTAAGTAACTGTTCCGTTTAGACAGCGAAAAGTAAATCATGTTTAAACGTATCCGTAGTACAGCGCTTCTTTGGTTTTTCTACGGCGTTTTCACTTATTTATGGGGAACAACCCATTACATAAGTTCAGCCTTGTATAAACACCAAATAAATCACTGTAAAAATGTACCGCAAAGTTCACCTCCCCTAGTATAACTTGTACTGTTAACGTTTATTGTTAAGGTGTGTTGTCAACAGCGCATCGAACTCTTCGCAACTATATAACCCAAGCGTTTGTGCTGCTTGCGCTAATGATGTGTTGTTATTGTTTGCTTCATGCACAATTTGAGTTGCTACGTCATAGCCTAATGTTGGTGCAAGAACCGTAATTATTGAAAGGTTTTGTTGCATATTAGTTTTGATCTGTGCGTGATTAAGCGATAGACCTGCAATGCAATTATCAGCAAACGAATGCATAGCATCAGTTAACAATTCAATACTTTCCATTAAATTATGAATAATCACTGGTCGGTAAGTATTAAGCTGAAGTTGACCATTTGATGCGGCTAACGATACAGTTAAATCGTTACCGAATACCTGCAAGCACACCATGCTAAGGGCTTCGCATTGTGTCGGGTTAACTTTACCCGGCATTATTGAGCTACCGGGCTCATTTGCTGGTAATAACCACTCATTAAAGCCACAACGTGGTCCACTACCAAGTAGCCGAAAGTCATTAGCAATTTTAAATAAAACGCTGGCAAGCTGTTTTAAAGCACTACTATAACGTAAAGAAGCATCTTCGCCTGAAACTGCTGCATAAGCGTTATCGTTTGCTACAAATGGAAGCTGGTATTGCTCGGCTAACAATGCAGCAACTTTTTCACCAAATTGAGGTGGCGCATTATCACCACCACCAACAGCGGTGCCACCAATAGCTAGTTGATAAACTGCTACCAAACTGTCTTCTATTGCAGACTTTGCAAGCGATAGTTGTGCCAAATAACCTGAGAATATTGAGCTAGCTGGTACAGGTAACGCATCCATCAGATGTGTACGGCCAACAGTAAACTCTTTGGTCAGTTCTTGTTGCTTATCATCCAGAATTTTACTTAAGTGACTAAGAGAGTTGAGTAATTTATCACGAGTTAATAAGGCGACTACAATATGCATGGCACTTGGAAACGTATCATTAGACGACTGTGATAAATTTACATGATCATTGGGATGGACTTTTTCACTTAACTGTTGAGAGTTGTCTTGGGTGCTTTCCGATGTTTCTTTTATAGTATTGGCTATGGAGGCAACGACTTCATTAACATTCATATTGGTTTGAGTGCCTGAGCCTGTTTGCCATACACTCAGTGGGAACTGCTTTGTATAGTCTTCTATCCCTAATTTATCGCAGGCAAGCTGTATTGCATTCCTGTTATCTTCACTCAAAAGGCCTTCGTTGTTATTAACCTGTGCACATGCTCGTTTAATACTAATATATGCATGTATAAAATCTATCGAAAAGCGATGGCTACCAATATCAAAGTATTTTAAAGACAGTTGTGTTTGCTTTCCCCAAAGCGCACTTTGGCTAGCTTTATTGTGCTGACTAGGGTTTGAGGCAGAAATACTCATAAAAATACATTCCTTAATTTATGTTGTCGATAACGTATATGACACTAAGTTTGGCACATCTTGGTAATATACCAATCTCACTAACTATATGATCATTTCTACTGGCTAAAATAGTCAACTAGTGCGTTATTTATTTTATAATTATCGCTACAAGGATGTAGCTTATGTGGGCAATGCTGGAGCATAATTGCCCTGAACAACTAGTTATGAAAATAAATACCTTGTATTTGACCGTTTTCACTGCGTATAAAATAAATCACTTAATTAATGAAACTGCTATTATTTACTTACAGGCAAATAATTTTGTATTGATTTAATTAAATCATTCAAAAGTGCAAGGATGATAAGATTACGTTAACATGTTTATAAAATACTATCCAAATGATGTAAAATGAGACAACCGCATGATAAATAGATCAATAATTAAACCTCTATGGCAGCGTAGCCTACTCACATTATGTTTATTATGTATCACTATCTTAGCTAATGCACAGAGTGTTACTGAAGCTGAACCCGTTCAAAACTTAAATAAAACTTCAGCAGCAAAAACTTTAGTTATTGGTGTTAAGACAGCGCCGCCTTTTGCTAAAGCAGATGGGGTATCATACAGCGGCTTAGCTATTGATCTTTGGAAAGAAATTGCCGACGAGCAAGGTTGGGAATATCGCTTTAAAGAGTACGATTTAGAAGGGCTTTTAGATGCAACCACGCGAGGTGAAATAGATGTTGGCCTAGGGGCAATAACTGCAACGTCAGAGCGCGCTCATCGTATGGATTTTACTCATACAATAACAAGCTCTGGCTTATCTGTTGCTGTTCGTAGTGAATGGTCTTCTGGTTGGTTGGCAGTACTTACAGCGTTAGCTTCACCAGCGTTTTTAAAGGTGATAAGCATGCTTGTACTGTTGTTGCTCTTTGTTGGTTTTATCGCTTGGTTATTTGAGCACAAAGATAACCCAGATCAATTTGGTGGTAGTAGAGCAAATGGGCTCTTCTCAGGATTTTGGTGGGCTATAGTCACAATGACAACTGTGGGCTAT is a genomic window containing:
- a CDS encoding class II fumarate hydratase; translation: MSISASNPSQHNKASQSALWGKQTQLSLKYFDIGSHRFSIDFIHAYISIKRACAQVNNNEGLLSEDNRNAIQLACDKLGIEDYTKQFPLSVWQTGSGTQTNMNVNEVVASIANTIKETSESTQDNSQQLSEKVHPNDHVNLSQSSNDTFPSAMHIVVALLTRDKLLNSLSHLSKILDDKQQELTKEFTVGRTHLMDALPVPASSIFSGYLAQLSLAKSAIEDSLVAVYQLAIGGTAVGGGDNAPPQFGEKVAALLAEQYQLPFVANDNAYAAVSGEDASLRYSSALKQLASVLFKIANDFRLLGSGPRCGFNEWLLPANEPGSSIMPGKVNPTQCEALSMVCLQVFGNDLTVSLAASNGQLQLNTYRPVIIHNLMESIELLTDAMHSFADNCIAGLSLNHAQIKTNMQQNLSIITVLAPTLGYDVATQIVHEANNNNTSLAQAAQTLGLYSCEEFDALLTTHLNNKR
- a CDS encoding transporter substrate-binding domain-containing protein, translating into MINRSIIKPLWQRSLLTLCLLCITILANAQSVTEAEPVQNLNKTSAAKTLVIGVKTAPPFAKADGVSYSGLAIDLWKEIADEQGWEYRFKEYDLEGLLDATTRGEIDVGLGAITATSERAHRMDFTHTITSSGLSVAVRSEWSSGWLAVLTALASPAFLKVISMLVLLLLFVGFIAWLFEHKDNPDQFGGSRANGLFSGFWWAIVTMTTVGYGDVAPKTVAGRLIGVVWMLTALIIVSFFTASITSALTIGQLNSKLRNANDLASMNIASVTGSTSASWLKNRKLKYTQESTLNLALKQLADGKVDAVVYDAPLLRWTINQEFSGKLQVLPITLVRQDYVFALPDESKIRELINASLLQRINSPDWPDRVATYFDGYK
- a CDS encoding PepSY-associated TM helix domain-containing protein gives rise to the protein MKKWFRRIHLVLALLSGLFLISLSVSGALMLYAKDIQAFIHPQYWLVSEDHVLKNDDFLPLSVLVTKIEQASKEKIHTIERAEHPTQSWQVKLADERYLNINPYNGKILLIHNYYDTFYGFTMAWHRWLLFRDGENKTPLKVLMSITSLVLILEVLVGCYLWLKPKHRLKRLNVRWRAKGRVWLQQLHGTLGIILCIPLLLIAFSGMTFHWKIPTMRVVEWLTHGDVEQHSYQEKVKPASTSYQLDKAYQQARLALTSGEVYRIYLPKADDQPLALRMKMPIESHGNSWSWANPYTGESLAIFNASKASLTTQVWNFRYKFHIGEFLGWPIKVLWLFISLLPVFFVCSGVYLAIKRRK
- a CDS encoding TonB-dependent receptor yields the protein MSRIKLNMLALLIVQGVHVTAYADNNTPTVDDIERIVVTGSRVVERIDEVPSSVTVINRKQIEQHLKVSPELQTLLSRLVPGLAPSTGTSSNSGQTLRGRSPLVMIDGVPQSTPLRNGALGIRTIDPNSLERIEVIKGATSIYGNGAAGGIINYITKRPNSDSAFEGKLGLSTRFSAVKLDDSAGQRVEAAINGQVDKLSYVATVSYEENGVQRDAEGDVLGLKYGLSDATMQNYFTKLGYQIDDDKSLQLVYNYYQSEQKSDLVDVVGSVNTGIKTYAVKAPNGSGALGEPQGPNNKNLMLKYTDEALFANTQLVIDAYTQKVENIFFYSPTLANQGEGYSGGQSVIKSDKTGLRATLNSQFEFDNVEATFIYGLDVLNDITSQPLVDGRVWVPEMDMDNIAGFIQSKWVINDDFIIKAGIRREDIDLDVNDYRTLKLCKTATLCSIPVDVTGDTLNYRATTYNFAIRYNLSELFQPFVSYSQGADISDIGRLLRTATVTDIADIQTEASIIDNYEIGFNSASDDIRFEFSAYRSTSELGTTNKYDPNTGVYMPVRAPQEIYGYEALVVYNVNETLDISASFSWVEGKDKENNVFLGIKQISPPKGVMNINWRPIENSRISIAYLYVGDRHKFEPVDGSYIGDLGNIDAYNVLNISGQYQFNDGWSAFIGVENLLNKDYYPAKSQGYTYSGYNVKGLGTTVNLGVNYHF
- a CDS encoding DUF6701 domain-containing protein, which produces MRKLLTLKIFVTFLALLFSGVVLSAPNSCSGTLDAVGIKIDNIGSNTQINNTTEALNIHAAWLAAGSPATGFIDGVTYNVAASGNSTVDRIDFGGAAHDFSGTLPYPGVNNGVTGSDFLVHTSGTITLAAGDYTIFVESDDGFSFVMDTVSGDAVAFNKFGGSTAGSSNELRFETPTGNSNTGGSFTLTQDSVFDISAIFFERGGGDYLEISIANDIRTNYAPAGYEILRDGAISDKVKFGNCSSPLPLLEYRFEELVWNGNADEIIDETGNGYHAQVNRNSIPALSSPALSGNPGSCGYASQTSGSIAATGLPLDTSTNGVKTTVTFWMNWDGTDNVMPVGWYLHDIWIFDGFMGFNTGAGDIYGISSAGLANGWHHVAVEFTNGSVTSNKMYIDGVEQVLAQRRGSPNNTNAYVNSELRIGGWSRDGRYGFHGQIDEVRVYQAALTTAQVNTIMAERHPCPSPPVAEYRFDELFWDLNTSVVFDSSGNLHHGVSVGMSTSSSGKICSAGDFTATGTSDYLSLASTAADGLNDFSISVWAKTNGINTATILSGANVGQYNEMIMFFSGNNNFSPHVKGSKVDLNNGAIADNDWHHLVWTREGALQCYYVDGALVQCGNTSSSGALSIAPGALIVGQEQDTLGGGFDASQAWDGLLDELIIFNSALPSSQITTIYNHQNAGNNYDGSSRICPVPPTPLLEFRFEESNWDGTAGEVIDETGNGYHGQVNNNSTPINTSPALTGNPGTCSYASQTNGSIEVTGLPLDTSTAGVKTTVTFWMNWDGTDNVMPLGWNFHDIWIRNGSIGFNTFNTDIYGTTSAGLANGWHHIAVEFTNGSVTDNRMYIDGVEQVLTQRFGTPNNARAFVNSQMRVGGVANSSGYNFYGLLDEVRVYQGALNTTQIMDIMAERHPCNVPIIHHYEISHDGQGLTCESETLTVKACTDSSCSNLSTEVVSLELLADGALISAPTFIGSTAISFNHTNVETLTLSIANATIAASDPVVCDDGSGTSCDIVFSDAGFKFLYGAGNSSVIPNQTSGAVFNDTLKIQAVENTNGVCTGLFTGNQAIDLSQENVNPGGAGGLSFSVNGNTIAKYPSSTSTTLNFGADSIATIPAPVYHDAGRIRLHAAYDVAGVSLVGSSNNSFWVSPAELIVTAKSGTVALNGSTATATPTHKAGDDFILTVSAYNAANPSVITPNYSPGQIQFKLERTGPTLASSVNGELSYAAGPTLATSTTPIFTDVTLSNFSAGVSTYGAAQYSEVGLVNLEVQDRNYGNEGIVIPSTAINIGRFIPDHFESTVVENGSFLATCNTGTTFAYSGQTDEATQSIGAISYLANPVFEITAYNKQGVITQNYFEDSQGSANDYMKLSSTDINITEPTFDEFAIGVDTNKLPVTANITTGTLSQNDLTVLPNVVALPKGVLHYQLSDSDNFFYNRSANAKVAPFTSNLKISTAAFADPEGVSSIDIVDASPTGVEIRFGRLLLENSYGPETSTIPQPMQIEHFDGANFIVTDNNNCVNYDASKVLLSNISLNPTLTSALGGTGSFVNGKTKKIELDATGAGNQGQIGVEYDTFDWLKYDWNNSGLHNQNPSAVATFGLFRGNDRVIYWREVSN